CATTGTAGAGGTGGGTTGCCCCTGGTCCTGCTGACCCGATACAAGCCGCAATCTTACCAGTGAATTTAGCGCTCATGGAAGCTGCCAAAGCTCCCGTTTCTTCGTGACGGACCTGGATGAAGTTAATCTTTCCTTGCTCCTTTTCAAAAGCATCCATTAAAGAGTTGAGCGAACCGGCTGGCAGGCCGTAAACGTTCTTAATTCCCCAATCTTCCAATACACGCAGTCCTGCCACCCATGCATCGATAGTCGCCATTCTATTGTCCCTTTCCTTTCTTTTCAATTAAACAAATTATCTTTTCACCATCACTTTATCAAAAGCAAGGCAAAAATATGAATAATATGCTCAATTTTTTCTTTTACCAGTTAAAATATGGGTTATAATTTAAAACAAATTTAATTAAAAGGAGCGATAACTTATGCATAAAAATAATTCTCTCTTTGAATGGGTGGCCATGGGGATGTATGCAGCTCTCATTATTTTAGCCATTACTTTTATTCACATTCCTATGCCTTCCGCTATTTCCAAGAGCTTTGTTCACCCAGGCAACGCCCTAGTGGTTCTCGGAGTCCTCTTAATGGGAGAAAAGCGAGGCACCTTAGCCGCTGTAGCGGGTCTATTCCTCTATGATGTCCTCAATGGCTATGCTTCGGTGGCGATTTTCACAGTTCTAGAAAACCTGGTGGTGATTGCCGTCGTTAGCCTACTCTTCCGCAAGGTCTTCCATTCAGAATTGACCATCGGACGCTTAGCCACTATTGGAATCGTCGCTGGGGTGACCAAGGTCATTGTCATTTTCATCAAGTACACCTTCCGTCAAGTCTTACTAGGCAATTCCCTAGCAGCAGCCATGGCCATCGCCGCAACCGGTATGCCAGCCAGCTTATTCACAGCAGCAGTAACAGCTGTCCTAGTTACCCTGCTCTATTATCCAATGAAAAAAGTCGTTGACCGTTACCCCGCTTTAGCCGCTTAAAACAGATTAATTACCCCTAATAAAAAGGGACTGTGGATTTTTTCACAGTCCCTTTATTTATAAGTGTTATTTTTTAGGATTTTTAGCCATCAAGTCTTCGAATTGATCAATATAGGATTGAACAAAGTTAATGGTTGATTCTTGTTTGAACTTGCCATCTTCGTCTAAGAGGTCAGCTGAATGACCCAAGAAGACTTCAGGTTGTTGGATAGTTGGCATCACGAAGTAAGACAAAGCTAGACGTAAGTTCTTGTTTGCACTGTATCCCCCCATGGCACCGACCGAATGCGAGATAATTGCAGCCGGTGTATTGGTCCAAGCCACTGCTCCCTTAGGTTTTGAAGCCACGTCAACTGCATTCTTTAAGCAGGCAGGAATGGTCCGGTTATTTTCAGGGGTAACAAATAAGACCCCGGCGGCATCATTAATGGCTTGACGGAAGCTCACATAGCTTTCTGGTAAGGGTTTATTAGTCATTTCAGCGTCATCGTAGTCAGCATCATATAGGGGTAAGTCACGAATTTCGACAATTTCAGCCTCATAGTCGTCACTAAACATGTCGATCGCATTTTGAGCAATCTTGCGTGCATAGGATCCCTCACGTAAACTTCCCACTAAAACTACAACTTTTTTTGCCATAATAATTTCCTTTCTCCTTTAAAATAATATTTATTAAAATTAAACTATATTAACTTTATTAACATTAAATTATAAAAGCAAGCAAGATGCCTATCTTTTTTATAAGCTTTTTAGCCAATTTTTGCAGTCTCATAGTAAAGGGTTAATGACGGGAATTCTCTTGCTAAAGGCCTCAATTCAATCAAAAAATCAATACAATTTTTGGTACTCCTTCTTGGGATTTTTATTTGATTCAACGGCAAAATTTCTCACCTATAAGGATTCAAGCAAGAATTTACTTTAGACCGACTTTTATTTAAAATAGAGAAGAAAAAATCTATGGAAGGAGTAAGCTCATGCTTATATTACTGCGTCATGGACAAAGTAGCTCCAATTTAAATAACTTATTTACTGGTTGGTATGATGCCAAACTGACCCAA
This genomic stretch from Aerococcus mictus harbors:
- a CDS encoding ECF transporter S component, with amino-acid sequence MHKNNSLFEWVAMGMYAALIILAITFIHIPMPSAISKSFVHPGNALVVLGVLLMGEKRGTLAAVAGLFLYDVLNGYASVAIFTVLENLVVIAVVSLLFRKVFHSELTIGRLATIGIVAGVTKVIVIFIKYTFRQVLLGNSLAAAMAIAATGMPASLFTAAVTAVLVTLLYYPMKKVVDRYPALAA
- a CDS encoding NADPH-dependent FMN reductase; translation: MAKKVVVLVGSLREGSYARKIAQNAIDMFSDDYEAEIVEIRDLPLYDADYDDAEMTNKPLPESYVSFRQAINDAAGVLFVTPENNRTIPACLKNAVDVASKPKGAVAWTNTPAAIISHSVGAMGGYSANKNLRLALSYFVMPTIQQPEVFLGHSADLLDEDGKFKQESTINFVQSYIDQFEDLMAKNPKK